The Streptomyces sp. TLI_105 DNA segment GGGCCGATGGAGGCGTCGACGAGCTCGCGGTACCAGTCGGGCAGGGTGTTGCCCTCGTTGTGGAAGTACAGGCTCATGACCTTGAAGCGGAGGTCGATGTCCCGGTGGCGTTCGACCTCCAGGATCCAGCGGGAGGTGATCCAGGCGAAGGGGCAGGCGGGGTCGAAGTAGAGGTCGACGACGGGGCGGTGGGTGGGGGGCGTGGTCTCGGTGCTCGTCATGACGTCGAATCTAGCCAGGAGATGGCCCGCCGCCACGGGCCATTCGGTGACCGGTCGACTGGGCCAATCGGGGTCAGTTCTCCCGTGTCATCTCGATGAGTTTGAGCACGGTGTTCCAGTTCCGGCCGGTGGCGACGAGGCCCTTCACGACGGACGGCCGGGAGACCGCCTCGCCCAGCTTGGACTTCCCGAGGCCTTCGGGGGTGTAGAGGTAGAGCACGCGGTCGCCGAGGGCGAAGTCCTCGGGCAGGAAGGCCTCGCGGTCGATGGAGGCGAAGCGCTCGGGGTCGGCGGGCCCGGAGTAGTAGAAGGCGTGGAGCTGCTTGCCCTGGAGTTCGGCCGCCGGGAAGGGGCAGGCGTCGGCGACGGCGGCGAGGTAGTCGCCGTCGCGGACGAGACAGTCGACGCGGAAGCCGAAGCGTTCCTCGATCGCGTCCTCCAGCGCGGTCCTGAGTTCGTCCTCGCCCTCGCCGGAGTCGGTGGTGAAGACGGCGTTGCCGCTCTGGAGGTAGGTGCGGACGTCCGTGTGCCCGAGACCTTCGAGGAGGCTCCGGAGCTCCGCCATGGGGACCTTCCGGTGCCCGCTCACGTTGATGCCGCGGAGCAGGGCCGCGTAGGTCTTCGTCTTCGTCATGGGGGTAAACCTAGGCGGCCACCGCGCCTCGTGGGGGGCGGCACGGTGGCCGGTTCGAACACTGTCCGATGGCGGGGGCACGGAGAAGACCCTTCACCCATCTGTGACTTATTCAACAAGGTTTCGTAACCATGAATCCGTCATCTGCGCTGATAGCGGGCGAGGACCCGGTTGCCGTCCTCGACCAGGCGTCTGCGCAGCTCCGCACCGTCGATGGCGCCGCTGTAGTACTCCTGGAAGGCCGGGGTCGCCACCTTGTCCTTCCACTCGGGATAGCCGCGTACGGACTGCGCGGGCGCGGGCCGCAGCCACCGTGCCACCGCCGCCCCGGTCGCCCAGCCGTCCCGCGCGGTGTGCAGGGAGGGGTCGGCGAGGGCGGCCGTGCCGGTCGGCAGCATCCAGTCGCCGCGTGCGAGCCGCACCATGTTCGCCGGGCGCAGGAAGAAGTCGAGGAAGCGGGCCGCCTCCTTCTTGTGGGGGCTTTCCTCGGCGATCGAGAGGGTCTGCGGGGAGACGCCCTGGGCGAGTCCCTCGTCGCCGGCGGGTGCGGGCAGCACGGTCCATTCGAAGCCCTCGGGGGCCTGCTGTGCGATCTGCTGCCGGTAGGCGAAGCCCAGGGGGACCATGGCGTACTTGCCGGCGAAGAAGCCGGGGAGGGTGTCGGAGCCGCCGCTGCCGAGCGTGGTGCGCGGGGCGGTCCGGTCGGTGACGACCTGGTCGTGGACGGTGCCGGGGACGATGCCGTCGGCCTCGGTGAAGTCGAGGGTGACCCGGCCGTCGGGGCCCCGGTGGAAGAGCCGGCCGCCGGCCGAGACGCCGAGGTTGAGGCTGACGGAGACGGGTTCCCTGAGCGGCCAGGCGACCGCGTGGCGGCCGGGTCCCATGGTCCGGGTGAGGTCCTGGGCGATCTGCCGGAACTCGGTCCAGCTCCAGGGCCTCTCGGGGGTGGGGACACGCACGCCGGAGGATTCCAGGATCTTCCGGTTGGCGATGACGACGCGTGGTTCCTGGAGGAAGGGCACGCCGTACACGCCCGCGCCGAAGGTGGTGGTCTCCCAGCCGGCGGCGGGGATGTCGGCGCGCAGCCGCTCGGACAGCAGCGGGCGGAGGTCGGCGAGCCGGCCGCCGTAGGCGAAGTCGGCCAGGTCGTCGGAGGCGTCGTGGATGATGTCGGGCGCCTCGCCGCCCTCGAAGGAGGTGAGGAGCTGGTCGTGCACGGAGTCCCAGCTGCCCTGGACGTACTCGACCTGGATGTCGGGGTGGCCGGCGTTCCACTCGTCCACCAGCTGCCGGTTGGCGTCGACGGACTCCTTCTGCCAGGCGAGGGACTGGAACCGGAGCCGTACGACACCGTCGTCGGGGCCGTCGTCGCCCCCGGTGCAGCCGGTGAGGAGCAGGGCGAGCGCGGCGACGGCGGTCAGGATCCTCCTCATGACTTCACCGCCCCGGCGAGCGTCCCGCCCGCGATCCGTCTCTGGAGGACCGCGAAGACGACGAGGGACGGCAGGGTCGCGAGGAAGGCCGCGGCCGCCAGCGGGCCGAGGTCGGCGACGCCCTCGGCGCCGAGGAAGTGGGTGAGGACGACCGGGAGCGTCTGCTTCTCCGGGGACTTGAGCAGGACGAGCGCGAAGAAGAACTCGTTCCAGGCGGTGACGAAGGCGAAGAGCGCGGTGGCGACGACGCCCGGGGCGAGCAGCGGCGCGATGACCGAGACGAGGGTACGGATCCGGCCGGCGCCGTCGACGGCGGCGGCCTCCTCCAGCTCGGCCGGGACGGCCCTGACGTATCCCATGAGCATCCAGAGGGCGAAGGGCAGCGACCAGACCACGTAGACCAGGACGAGGCCGACGACGCTGTTGATCAGGTGCAGGTTCTTGAGGACGAGGAAGAGCGGGATGATCACGAGGACGAAGGGGAAAGCCTGGCTGATCACCACCCAGCCGGTGGCGGCGCCGGCGAGCCGGCCTCGGTGACGGGCCGTCACATAGGCGAGCGGGGTCGCGACGGCGACCGCGATCAGGGCGGCGCAGACCGCGGCGAGCAGGCTGTTCGCGGCGGCCCTGAGCAGCGGCTGCTCGTCGAAGGCCTGCCGGAAGTTGTCGAGGGTGGGGTCCTTGGGGATCCAGGTCGGGTGGAGCGAGGCCAGCTCGGGTGCGGGCTTGAAGGCGGTGGAGACCAGCCAGAGGAAGGGGAAGGCGAGGAAGAGCAGGTACGCGAGGAGGGCCAGGTACTGGCCTGCTCGCGCGGGCCCGCTCGTCCGCAGGGCGCTCACCGGTCCTGGTCCCCTTTCAGACGGCGTACGAGGGAGAGGGCGATGAGCACCGAGACGGCGGCGACCATCACGCAGCCCATGGCGGCGGCGTAGCCGAACTGCCCGTAGCGGAAGGCCTCTTCGTAGGCGAAGAGCATGGGGAGCCGGGTCCGGCCGCCCGGTCCGCCGCTGGTCAGGACGTAGACCAGGGCGAAGGAGTTGAAGTTCCAGATGAGGTTCAGGGCGGTGACGGCGAGGGCCACCGGCCGCAGCGCGGGCCAGGTGACGGCGCGGAAGCGGCGCCACGCTCCGGCGCCGTCGAGGGCGGCGGCCTCGTGGAGTTCGCGCGGGGTGTTCTGGAGTCCGGCGAGCAGGGCGACGGTGGTCTGCGGCATGCCGGCCCAGACGCCGACGACGATGACGGCGGGGAGGGCGGTGGCGAGCCCGGAGAGCCAGTCGTGGCCTTCGCCGAGGCCCAGGTTCCGGAGGGTCTCGTTGAGGATGCCGGCGTCGGGGTTGTAGACGAGCCGCCACATGATGCCGACGACGACCTCCGGCATCGCCCAGGGGACGATGGCGAGGGCCCGGGCCAGGCGGCGGAAGCGGAGCTTCTGGTCGAGCAGCAGGGC contains these protein-coding regions:
- a CDS encoding DUF1697 domain-containing protein; this encodes MTKTKTYAALLRGINVSGHRKVPMAELRSLLEGLGHTDVRTYLQSGNAVFTTDSGEGEDELRTALEDAIEERFGFRVDCLVRDGDYLAAVADACPFPAAELQGKQLHAFYYSGPADPERFASIDREAFLPEDFALGDRVLYLYTPEGLGKSKLGEAVSRPSVVKGLVATGRNWNTVLKLIEMTREN
- a CDS encoding ABC transporter substrate-binding protein, with amino-acid sequence MRRILTAVAALALLLTGCTGGDDGPDDGVVRLRFQSLAWQKESVDANRQLVDEWNAGHPDIQVEYVQGSWDSVHDQLLTSFEGGEAPDIIHDASDDLADFAYGGRLADLRPLLSERLRADIPAAGWETTTFGAGVYGVPFLQEPRVVIANRKILESSGVRVPTPERPWSWTEFRQIAQDLTRTMGPGRHAVAWPLREPVSVSLNLGVSAGGRLFHRGPDGRVTLDFTEADGIVPGTVHDQVVTDRTAPRTTLGSGGSDTLPGFFAGKYAMVPLGFAYRQQIAQQAPEGFEWTVLPAPAGDEGLAQGVSPQTLSIAEESPHKKEAARFLDFFLRPANMVRLARGDWMLPTGTAALADPSLHTARDGWATGAAVARWLRPAPAQSVRGYPEWKDKVATPAFQEYYSGAIDGAELRRRLVEDGNRVLARYQRR
- a CDS encoding carbohydrate ABC transporter permease, which produces MSALRTSGPARAGQYLALLAYLLFLAFPFLWLVSTAFKPAPELASLHPTWIPKDPTLDNFRQAFDEQPLLRAAANSLLAAVCAALIAVAVATPLAYVTARHRGRLAGAATGWVVISQAFPFVLVIIPLFLVLKNLHLINSVVGLVLVYVVWSLPFALWMLMGYVRAVPAELEEAAAVDGAGRIRTLVSVIAPLLAPGVVATALFAFVTAWNEFFFALVLLKSPEKQTLPVVLTHFLGAEGVADLGPLAAAAFLATLPSLVVFAVLQRRIAGGTLAGAVKS
- a CDS encoding carbohydrate ABC transporter permease, with product MSSVTATKRPGGTRTPRAAPGTRPRGPDLGAWFLVLPALLPILILSVGPLLYGIALAFTDAQSGRTQATRWVGTLNFQDLLHDTLFWESFRIGVVWAVGVTVPQFLLALGLALLLDQKLRFRRLARALAIVPWAMPEVVVGIMWRLVYNPDAGILNETLRNLGLGEGHDWLSGLATALPAVIVVGVWAGMPQTTVALLAGLQNTPRELHEAAALDGAGAWRRFRAVTWPALRPVALAVTALNLIWNFNSFALVYVLTSGGPGGRTRLPMLFAYEEAFRYGQFGYAAAMGCVMVAAVSVLIALSLVRRLKGDQDR